The DNA sequence CCTGGTTCACTCACCAGGTGCCCACCTGCCCGGTAGGCAACTACGACACCGCCAACTGCCACGTGCTCACTCCGGCGCCGGGAGTCGAGCCCTTCATCTACCTGGGCCAGCTCTACACCACCGCGCTTCCCGGCGGCGTCTGCCCCGACGGCTGGTACGACGGCGCCAACTGCCTCATCGCACAGCCGCCCCCCGGCATGTCAGCCTTTATCTATGAAGGCATGCTCTACTTCACCGCCCTCTACGAGTGCCCGATGGGCGAATCCATCGGGAGCAACATCTGTCTGATTGGCGCCTCGCCAGCGGGGACCGAGGCGATGGTCGCTCCCGGCAACATCCTGGGCTACATCGAGTGATCCCTCCCCCCAAGGCTAAGTAAAGCCTTCTGAGCCCTCAACACTCGCCGCGCTGCGCTTGCAGCGCGGCGAGTGTTTTTGACAGGCAGGCATGTACCTGGCCTTGGTCGTCAACGCTCCGCGCGCCCAGGAGTTACACCCACTTCCAGGTGAACTCATGTCGCCCCATGCCACACAAACCAACCCTTCAACATAAAAAGCAAACTAAACCCTCCTTGCCGCACCTGCTCTCATCTGGTTCCCTTTCCGCATGACGTACACATGACGGTTCGCCGCGGAGATGGTCTCCGCGCAAGGCAGAAGCTCGCCCTACACACCCCCTAATGGGGCGTGTCGATTGCGCTCGCCTGCCCGGAGCCCTCATGCACCTGTCGGACGCTCATACCGGGCGCCGTCGCCGCGTATGCGGAAAGGAGCATTGAGATGCATTGGACGTTCAGACACTTCCCTCGTCTTGTGGTGGCTGGCCTGCTGGCCTGCTCCGTGCTGGCCTGCGGTCAGACAGACGACACCTCCCCACCGGCCAGCCAGCTCAGCCAGACCATGGAGGCGAATCCCGGTCCCCTCGCTGACGAGTTCTCCGAGCGCGGGGACATCGACCTCCTGAGCCGCGCCGCGGCAGAAGGTGACGCGCACACGCTCGATGCATCACTTGAGGCGCTCTACCGCGTGCAGGGCCCCGTGCAGCTGGTCACGCAGGGGCCGATCATCGACTACTCGGGCCACCGCCAGCCCGTCTACATTCGCCACACCAACAGCCCCGATCTCCATCTGATGATCACCGCCGGCACCGAGTTCACGCTCGCCATGCGCGATGCGGCCGGCGACCTCCAAGAGCTCGGATACACCTACGAAGAGGTCGACGGTGGCCTGGCCAGGGTTCAGATCAGCGCCAGCGACCTTCCCCATGCCGGGATCCTGCTCCTGGGCTCTCAGGGCGCCGATCTCGAAGCGCTGGGCCCGGATGTGTTCGCCCTGGCGGTGATCGACGATCCCCTCACCTGCGAAGGCGCCGAGCGGGAGTGCGAGCCGGGCGACGCGGCCTGCATGCTCAAAGCGCACAGCCCCTGCATCACGTCCAACTTCGACGCGATCCCGGCCCTGAACGAGGATGCCGAGCCCTCCCAGCTCATCACACGCTACATGGAATCCCGAAGCAAGTTTGGCGCTATCAATATCGACGAGGTCGATGAGGAGAACCGCAGCGTCACCGTCAGTTGGACCAACGAAGAAGTCCAACCCGACAGGGTCCTGGAAGTGCGCCCCGATGGCACCCAGAAATCTCTGGAATTTGAGCGCATCGATCGCCGTCGTGTTCGCCTTAAAGCCTCCGATGAGGGGTTCTCCCCCGAAACGCTGATCGCCCTCCAGGCGCCGGGCCCCTCCATTCACTCCTTCGGGTTTTTCATCATCCCGATCATCATCGGGTTGTTTACCCGCGACAAGACCTGGACCTACTCGGGCTGCATCCAGTTCCAGAACGAGGCCCACTTCACCCCCAACCACTCCTACATCCCCCTGCACGACATCGACGTGCGCATCTCCACCAGCCTCGACGGGGTTTTCTTCATGCCCTGGGCGCCTGCGCGCACCGACAGCAAGGGCTGCTTCACAACTCGTAAAAAATTCAGAGGGCCCTTCGCCGGATGGAAGCGCTATGCCCGGGTTCAGTACCGCCTCCGAGACGGGAACTTCTTCAGCTGGAACCTCTTCAGCGTCGACGGAGTCTTTCGCCAGGGCTTCTCGATCATCAAGCAAACCGGCAAGCTCTCGCATAGCTCCTCAGGCCATTCCCTGGGCACCATGACCTTTGCACCGGGACAGCCGGGCCGACTTGGTCACTCGAAGCACCGACGCCGCACGGTATCTTTTGACGCGATGCGTCGCATCGACCACAAGGCCCGCACCCACGACGGCTGGCTGGGCTTCAACGGGCCAGTGTTCTTCAATTACCCCTTCCTATTCAACGGCGTGGCCGTCGCCCCGCCCTCTCCCGTGAGCTCCTCTCACTTCATCTTTGTCTCCGCCAACAAATGGACATTTAAGACCGCCGTCCATGAAATTGCCCATGCCTGGCACTACAAGCACCGCAGCGGCTCTCTGCCTAACCTTCCAGTCAGCCTGGTCGAAGGCTGGAGCACCCACAACTGCCAGGAGGATGTCAATGTAGCCTTCCTGGAAGGCTTCGCCGAGTACTTCGCCCACGAAGCCCTCTGCGGCGCAATCTTTGACTCCGGCGGATGTCTATCCAACTACGGTCACCCCCGCTCCCTCGCCGGGCTTCGAAACGACCCCACCTGTATCGACGCGGCCCAGCTTCCTCTCCTCTCGACCTCCCAGGTCATTCGCCAGGACAACGGCGTCACCCATGGGCTCAAGCTCCTGACCGCAGACCACTTCAACATCCGTAACTTCCAGTCCAGCTATACCTACGCCTACCCCAATCACGCGACCTACCTTGACCCCGCATGTTACTGGAGCACGATGGACTACGACTTCTGGGACGTGCTCTCGACCTTCAAAGCGAACCCCGGAAAAGGCTACCCCTCCCACTTCTCCACCTCGCCGGGCACCAGCCTGCTGGACTTTTTCCAGCGCTTCGCAGCGGTTCACCAGACGCACCCCTTCTTCCTCGAACCCCGCCTGAACCTCCTGAATCCAACCTTCACCTTCAACCCGAGCGACATCTGCTTTGAGCGCTGCACTCAACCAGCCGACATGCTCAACGGTCAGCAGATCAGCGCAACCCCGGAACCCGACTACTGCAAGGTCACGCCGGTTCCTGCCAACACAACCGTGATAGCGAACGGCCGCGGCTGGTTTGCTCCCTGGCAGCCGATCTGCCCGGTAGGCACCTACGATGGCGCCAACTGCCACGTGCTCACCCCGGCGCCAGGTGTAAGCCCCTTCATTCACCAGGACCAGCTCTATACCACCGCGCTTCCCGGTGGCATCTGTCCCGACGGCTGGTACGACGGCGCCAACTGCCTTATCGCGCAGCCGCCCCCCGGCGCTTCAGCCTTTATATGGGAAGGAAAGCTCTACTTCACCGCCAGCTACGGATGCCCGATGGGCGGCATGCACATCGCGGGCAACATCTGCCTGGTCGGCGTCGCGCCAGAGGGGACCGAAGCGACGGTCGCTCCCGGCAACATCCTGGGCTACATCGAATGATCCCTCCCCCCATGGCTAAGTAAAGCCTTCTGAGCCCTCAACACTCGCCGCGCTGCCCTTGCAGCGCGGCGATTTTTTTGCGCGGCGGCGCAAAACCCGACGAGAAAATCACTGACCTTGCGTTCAGCGCCACCTTCCACCATCATCCCCTCGCGTTCGGACGCCTTCGCACTTCCCGATCACGGAACCCACCATGGCAAACGCCGACCACACCTCTGACGAACCTCGCGCCTTCAAGCACTGGTTCGACCGCGCGCTCATCCTCGAACTCAGCACCTCGCTGCACCAGGTGCGCGAAGACTTCGACACCCACACCTTTGAGCAAGACGCCACCGCCGGGCTGGAATCCCTGGAATTTATGGAGCGGGTCACCCAGATCGCCGATGCCCTGCTCGCTGCGATGCCCTGGCCCACCTCCGAACGTATGCAGACGCTGATCGCAGCGCTTCCTCCCACGCTCGACCACATCGAGGGCGGTACGGTCGAGCGCGGCTATCGCTTCTGGCCCTTCGGTGAGCATATTGCCCGCAGCGGCCTCGATGACGTGGACGCGAGCTTCGAAGCGATGATTGCACTCACCCGGCGCTTCTCCTCGGAGTTCGCCATCCGGCCTTTCCTGCAAGCCGACCTCCAGGACTCCCTCGACCGGCTCGAAGCCCTGGTGCATCACCCCAGCGAACATGTGCGCCGTTGGGTAAGCGAGGGAACCCGTACTCGCCTCCCCTGGGCCCGCGCCGTCCAGGGGCTGCGCGACGCCCAAGACCGACGCCTCTCCCTGCTTGATCAGCTGCGACACGACCCCGCGCGCTATGTGCAGCGCTCGGTGGCCAACCACCTTCAAGATATTGTGAAAGACGATCTGGATGCCGGCCTGCACACGCTGGAGCGCTGGGGCCAGGAAGCCGGCTTACCCACCCGCAAGTCGGATCTGGGCTGGGTGGTACGCCACGCCTCCCGCGGGCTACTCAAGGCCGGTCACCCCCGGGTTCTGCGCCTCTTCGGATACGAACCCGGTCGTATCGACGTGGAAGCCTTCGCGCTCTCACATGACGAACTCCAGGCTGGCGAAAATCTGACCCTCAGCCTGGCTCTCCATAACCCCACCGACACCGCGATATCGGTACGCGTCGACTACGAACTCACCGGCCCCACACGCACAGGCCGCACCTTCGCCAAGACCTTTCGCTGGAAAGACCTCACCCTCTCCCCTGGCGAGCGCGCTCCGGTCGAGAAGCGCCACGCCTTTGCGCATCGCTCCACCCGCAAGGTGTACACCGGCCTGCATACCCTGCGTGCGCTCATCAACGGGGAGCCCTCATCTGCCCACGAGGTCTGGATCGAAGGTCTTCCGGGCGACGCCCCCTCCCCTCGCCAGACCTGAGCCCTAAACCCCGGTAAACTCGGCCACAAACGCCGTCTGGGGCGCCTGGCGCAACGCCTCAAGCGAGCCCCTCTGCACGACACGCCCCCCTTCCAGCGCCACAACCTGGGCCCCCATCGCCTCAACGTCGCGCCAGTCATGGGTGACCATCACCGTGTGAATCGCGTGCTCCGAAAGCACCTCCGCCAGGCGCCTTCTCAGGCGCCGGCGAGTGATGGCGTCGAGCGCGGAGAGGGGCTCATCGAGGAGGAGGACGCGGGGCTCACTGGCGAGCGCACGGGCCAAAACCACGCGTTGCGCCTGCCCTCCCGAAAGCTCGTGGGGGCGACGACCGGCCCAATCACTCGCCTCAAAACACTCCAACCAGACGCCGGCTCGTCTGCGGGCATCCTTCGCGGTACCAGGCGCCCCGAAGGCCACGTTTTCCAGCACATTCAGATGCGGAAAGAGGCTTGGCCCCTGCGGCACATAGCCCACCCGACGCAGATGCGGTGCGCTCCAGATCTTCGCCGCACTCTCCTGCCAGACCTCATCGCCACAAACGATGCGGGCCCGGTCCGCACGCATCCCGCCACAGAGAAGTTTCAGCAACGAACTCTTGCCGGCGCCGTTGGGGCCGATCAACGCCACGGGACGCCTGCCGACCTCCAATGCCACCTCCAACTCCAGCTCCCCGAGCCTGTGCGCGACCTCGACTCGGAGCATCAGCGTCCCCCTGCCCGACGAACCCAGCCCGGCAACGCGCGCAGCGCGACCAGCAGCACCGCGGCGATGCCTCCTAGCGCCAACGAGAACGTAATCGCCAGATGCACGTCGCGCTCCAGCGCCGCATAAATCGCCAGCGGCATGGTCTGGGTCACCTCGGGGAGGTTGCCAGCGAAGATAAGTGTGGCGCCAAACTCCCCCAGCGCCCGGGCCCAGGCCAGCGATGCCCCGGCAAGGAGCCCCGGTAACGCGGCCGGCACCGCCACTCTCCAGATGGCCTGGATGCGCGACGCCCCCAGCGTCTGGGCCACCAGGAGCTGCTCAGAACTCACGGCCCCGAAGGCCGTGGCCGCTCCCTGCACATAAAAGGGCGCGGCCACCACCACCTGAGCCACCACCACCGCCGGCGACGAGAAAGGCAACGCGAGGCCGACGCTCTCCAGCAGCGGGCCCAGCAATCCGCGGCGGCCAAAGGCCGCCAGCAGCGCCACCCCCACCACCGCCGGCGGCAACACCAGCGGCAAGTCCACCAACACCGCCACCGCTTTCCCCCAACGCGAGCCGGTTCTGGCCAGCCACCACCCCAGTGGCGAGCCGCCTAACACCACCAGCACCAGACTTATCAGCGAGGTACGCAGGCTTAAGAAGAGCGCCGGTGTAAAGCTCGGGTCGGAGATACCCTCCCAGATCTCCGAGGGCGACGACGAGGCCACCAGCGCCACCACCGGCAAGAGCAACGCCGCCAACAACCCCAGCCCGGCCGCCGTGGCGACCCCGCGCCCGGTGCTGACCAGCGCCTTCATCGCGCCACTCCCGGACCAAAGCCCCGAGCGCGAAGCAACTCCTGCCCCACCTCATCTTGCACCAGCTTCAGAAAGCGCTCCGCATGCTCGCGTTGCGTCTCACTGAGGTCACGCGCACGGCTCACACCGTACTCGGCGCGCACCTGAAGCGCTTCGGGAATCGGCACCTCATGAAGCGCCGCCGAGCTCCGGGCGTCCGTGCGGTACACAATCGCCGCATCGGCCTCACCCAACTCCACTTTGGCGCGAACCTGCCGCACGTTGGATTCGCGGGAGACCACCCGGGCTTCCAGCTCCCGGGCCAGCTCTGGGTCACGCTGCGCGACGTTCGCCAGCAAGCGTTCGGTGTACCGGCCCACCGGCACCTCCGGCGCACCGATCACCAGACGCTCCACACCTCCCAGGTCCTCCAGGCCCTTGATCCCCAGCGGATTATCTCGCTCGACAATGATGGTGAGTTCGTTGGTGGCAAACACCCGGGCGGGCGCCATCAGTGATTGGTCCACCAGCGCTTCAAGATGATGCAGGTTCGCGCTGGCAAAGACGTCCACCTCGGCGCCCTCTT is a window from the Lujinxingia litoralis genome containing:
- a CDS encoding sulfate/molybdate ABC transporter ATP-binding protein, whose product is MLRVEVAHRLGELELEVALEVGRRPVALIGPNGAGKSSLLKLLCGGMRADRARIVCGDEVWQESAAKIWSAPHLRRVGYVPQGPSLFPHLNVLENVAFGAPGTAKDARRRAGVWLECFEASDWAGRRPHELSGGQAQRVVLARALASEPRVLLLDEPLSALDAITRRRLRRRLAEVLSEHAIHTVMVTHDWRDVEAMGAQVVALEGGRVVQRGSLEALRQAPQTAFVAEFTGV
- a CDS encoding ABC transporter permease, producing the protein MKALVSTGRGVATAAGLGLLAALLLPVVALVASSSPSEIWEGISDPSFTPALFLSLRTSLISLVLVVLGGSPLGWWLARTGSRWGKAVAVLVDLPLVLPPAVVGVALLAAFGRRGLLGPLLESVGLALPFSSPAVVVAQVVVAAPFYVQGAATAFGAVSSEQLLVAQTLGASRIQAIWRVAVPAALPGLLAGASLAWARALGEFGATLIFAGNLPEVTQTMPLAIYAALERDVHLAITFSLALGGIAAVLLVALRALPGWVRRAGGR
- the modA gene encoding molybdate ABC transporter substrate-binding protein, whose amino-acid sequence is MQRRLRTKIAPGGGRGLLLVMVVMVGLIGCKRQAPPETRLRVSAASSLSEVFDELAAAYEHANPGVDVVLNLAGSQALRLQIEEGAEVDVFASANLHHLEALVDQSLMAPARVFATNELTIIVERDNPLGIKGLEDLGGVERLVIGAPEVPVGRYTERLLANVAQRDPELARELEARVVSRESNVRQVRAKVELGEADAAIVYRTDARSSAALHEVPIPEALQVRAEYGVSRARDLSETQREHAERFLKLVQDEVGQELLRARGFGPGVAR